One segment of Pyricularia oryzae 70-15 chromosome 3, whole genome shotgun sequence DNA contains the following:
- a CDS encoding ATP-binding cassette, with translation MDNNLTDSLRHALVIVSVVLISAAAYYRRSARELKRHNGVLDGAVLASFSESLGGAARIRAFGREQHYTDRLKSTLDATNAAYILSLTAHRWLPPRLDNLGSAFSLTTDVLVVTSAFSVDPAITGLVLSYSPSLVGIIQIMVRYLADVDSAMPSMERLHQYATALPSEASLESHALTRPNWPETGEQSFESLSHCKTFLCTLPGGQRLTIVGRTGAGKSTILPTLSRLTEPTAGRILLDGDPNLLRGTVRSNLDQSETQTDDELNSALYRALLAPALTLDTAVAVDGASLSVGQRQLLTLARALLRTEARVVLVDEATSAVDGATDRRVQGVLMGLSGKTMVAIAHRLRTVLAYERVCVVDSRRVVELGALRELWEVEGLFRRINSRNDTWEGKSYTT, from the exons ATGGACAACAACCTGACCGACTCGCTGCGGCA TGCCTTGGTCATTGTATCAGTTGTTCTCATCTCCGCGGCCGCATATTACCGCCGCAGTGCTCGTGAGCTCAAGAGACATAACGGAGTTCTTGATGGTGCCGTCCTCGCCAGCTTCAGTGAGTCTCTTGGCGGTGCTGCAAGGATCCGTGCGTTTGGTCGTGAGCAGCACTATACCGACAGACTGAAAAGCACCCTTGACGCAACAAATGCTGCGTATATCCTCAGCTTGACCGCCCACCGTTGGTTACCTCCCAGGCTTGACAACCTGGGGAGCGCGTTTTCACTCACCACTGACGTCCTTGTCGTCACGAGTGCATTTTCTGTTGATCCCGCCATTACTGGTCTTGTCCTTAGCTACAGTCCAAGTCTGGTTGGTATTATCCAAATCATGGTGAGATATCTCGCCGACGTCGATTCGGCCATGCCCAGCATGGAGCGTCTGCACCAGTATGCTACTGCACTCCCGAGCGAAGCATCACTCGAATCTCATGCCCTTACCCGTCCGAACTGGCCTGAAACTGGCGAACAGTCATTTGAGAGTTTGTCT CACTGCAAGACTTTTCTTTGCACTTTACCTGGCGGCCAACGCTTGACCATTGTCGGTCGTACTGGAGCAGGCAAGAGCACCATTCTGCCAACCCTCTCCCGCTTAACCGAGCCCACCGCCGGCCGCATCCTCCTCGACGGT GACCCGAACCTTCTCCGCGGAACGGTCCGCTCGAACCTCGACCAATCGGAAACACAAACAGACGACGAACTGAACTCGGCACTCTACCGAGCCCTACTGGCTCCTGCCCTCACGCTCGACACAGCCGTCGCAGTGGATGGTGCAAGCTTGTCGGTCGGGCAGCGGCAGCTGCTCACTCTGGCACGTGCTCTCCTCCGCACCGAGGCACGCGTTGTGCTCGTCGACGAGGCCACTAGCGCTGTCGACGGGGCGACAGACCGTCGGGTGCAAGGAGTCTTGATGGGATTGAGCGGAAAGACGATGGTTGCCATTGCCCACCGGCTACGCACCGTGCTGGCGTATGAGCGCGTCTGTGTGGTGGATTCTCGCCGGGTGGTCGAGTTGGGTGCACTGAGGGAGCTGTGGGAAGTTGAAGGGCTGTTTAGGAGGAT AAACAGCAGGAACGATACATGGGAAGGGAAGTCTTACACAACGTAG
- a CDS encoding high affinity copper transporter codes for MSHGHAAGPGAEDCQISMLWNWNTVGACFLSETWFVRTEGKMVVSCVGAMLLTATLELCRRGGREFDNLLASQIRQSVLSTALDTSSRRVETMRASLLQQFLRALLHAITFAIAYIVMLLAMYFNGYILVSIFLGAGLGKFLTDWLVVQVVVGEDGNSDCRGAIGVQETTVCCS; via the exons ATGAGCCACGGACATGCTGCTGGCCCGGGGGCCGAGGACTGCCAAATATCT ATGCTATGGAATTGGAAcacggtcggcgcct GCTTCCTCTCCGAGACATGGTTCGTCCGTACCGAGGGGAAGATGGTAGTTTCGTGCGTCGGCGCAATGCTACTTACTGCCACTCTGGAACTGTGCCGACGTGGTGGACGCGAGTTTGACAACTTGCTCGCCTCACAAATCCGACAAAGCGTCTTGTCGACGGCGCTGGACACGTCTAGTCGTCGAGTGGAGACGATGCGTGCTAGTCTCCTACAGCAATTTCTCCGAGCGCTGCTGCACGCCATCACTTTTGCGATTGCCTACATCGTCATGTTACTTGCCATGTACTTCAACGGCTACATCTTGGTTTCGATTTTTCTTGGTGCGGGATTGGGCAAATTCTTGACAGATTGGCTTGTGGTTCAAGTGGTTGTGGGTGAGGATGGGAACTCGGATTGCAGGGGAGCGATTGGTGTCCAGGAGACCACTGTTTGCTGCTCTTAG
- a CDS encoding multidrug resistance protein CDR1, translating into MTAYNQGGEAPSLSSNENIQENVPSQSEVTIVNYDRPVEEDARMEEELHELARRYTTASNFQGSLFPHQPDSPLDPSSKKFNARKWAKAFYDLRVDTAEGSPPRTTGIAFKNLNVHGFGTSTDFQKDVGNAVLEVGSMLGKVTGKKQHRIDILHNLEGLVQAGELLAVLGPPGSGCSTFLKTVAGDTHGFHVDPESTINYQGIHPKQMRTSFRGEAIYTAEVDNHFAHLTVGDTLYFAARTRMPKNIPPGVSKKEYAEHLRDVTMAMFGISHTINTKVGDDFVRGVSGGERKRVTIAEAALSYSPLQCWDNSTRGLDSANAIEFVRTLRTQSDIMSSTSAVAIYQAPQDAYDLFHKVIVLYEGRQIYFGPTGEARAYFEELGFVCPDQQTTADFLTSMTSHQERIVRPGWEGKTPRSPDEFAQAWKNSRQRAALMVEIDNYIEQHPFHGQDLQKFAESRRKDQSKIQRAKSPFTLSFIEQMSITLWRSLVMLKNDPSTMLTSLSTNTFQALIIGSIFYNLSEDTSSFFKRGTLLFFLILMNAFGSILEILSLYSKRKIVEKHARYALYRPSAEALSAMIADLPYKIVNAIIMNSILYFMGNLRREAGAYFFFLLISFAMTMSMSMLFRLIGSVTKTISAAMAPASIILLAIVLYTGYAIPVQYMQVWLGWLRWINPVYYGLESVMLNEFFGRQFMCNQFIPAGGPYGDVPSASRVCTAVGSIPGQPFVTGAAYLESSYNYLAEHKWRNLGVIIAFTILFMAMHLVATEYVASERSKGEVLVFTRKALKARKHQEKSGSDIEMSNPGRQYIEESEGSPADMEKQTSVFHWKDVCYDIKIKGEPRRILDHVDGWVKPGTLTALMGVSGAGKTTLLDVLASRVTMGVISGSMLVDGQARDSSFQRKTGYVQQQDLHLHTSTAREALSFSALLRQPAHYTKKEKLDYVETVINMLGMEEYADAVIGFPGEGLNVEQRKRLTIGVELAARPQLLLFLDEPTSGLDSQTSWSICNLMEKLTRNGQAILCTIHQPSAILFQRFDRLLLLAKGGRTVYFGEIGKNSKTLMDYFARNGGPKCPEGANPAEHMLEVIGAAPGAHTDIDWPAVWRESPEYQGVQAELARLSGTPAAPASSDKTQQYEFAAGMGAQMIQVTKRMFQQYWRSPSLIMSKGILSFGTALFIGLSFLNAENSMRGLQNQMFGVFLFLSIFGQILNQIMPNFVNQRTMYEARERPSKTYSWQSFMFANVAVEMAWNSLMGVLCFICWYFPMGLYRNAYATDTVDSRGATMFLQVWIFFIFVTSFAFMGIAALPNAEVAGNIVNLFVIMMFSFCGVLAGPTDLPGFWIFMYRVNPFTYVVESFLGTGLADTNVICASNEFVNFNPTNGTCGEYMAPYISAAGGYLQNPSATSDCSYCAMDKTNTFLASLNIDPANTWRNFGLMWAYIVFNLAAAVALYWLVRVPKRKVRE; encoded by the exons ATGACCGCCTATAATCAAGGAGGTGAGGCTCCAAGCCTTTCCTCAAACGAAAACATTCAAGAAAACGTTCCATCCCAGTCCGAAGTCACCATCGTCAACTACGACCGCCCCGTCGAAGAAGATGCTAGGATGGAGGAAGAGCTCCACGAATTGGCACGCCGCTACACTACCGCGTCAAACTTTCAAGGAAGCCTTTTTCCTCACCAGCCAGACAGCCCTCTCGATCCCAGCAGCAAAAAGTTCAATGCTCGCAAGTGGGCCAAGGCCTTTTACGACCTGAGGGTCGACAccgccgagggtagtccgcCCCGGACTACGGGCATCGCGTTCAAGAACCTCAACGTGCACGGCTTTGGAACGAGCACCGACTTCCAAAAGGATGTGGGAAATGCCGTGCTCGAAGTCGGGTCTATGCTGGGCAAGGTGACGGGCAAGAAACAGCATCGAATCGACATTCTACACAACCTCGAGGGTTTGGTACAGGCCGgagagctgctggcagtgCTCGGGCCTCCCGGCTCGGGTTGTTCAACTTTTCTCAAGACGGTGGCTGGAGATACGCATGGCTTCCACGTCGACCCCGAATCGACCATCAACTACCAGGGAATCCATCCCAAACAGATGAGGACGTCGTTCCGAGGAGAGGCCATCTACACCGCCGAAGTCGACAACCACTTTGCCCACCTTACCGTGGGTGACACGCTCTACTTTGCCGCCCGGACTCGAATGCCCAAGAACATACCGCCAGGTGTGTCCAAGAAAGAGTACGCGGAGCACCTGAGGGATGTGACCATGGCCATGTTTGGCATTTCGCACACCATAAACACCAAGGTTGGAGACGACTTCGTTCGAGGTGTCAGCGGTGGTGAGAGAAAGAGAGTCACCATCGCCGAGGCGGCTCTGAGCTACTCGCCTCTTCAGTGCTGGGACAACAGCACCAGGGGTCTCGACAGTGCAAACGCCATTGAGTTTGTCCGCACTTTGCGAACGCAGTCCGACATCATGTCCTCCACCTCTGCTGTGGCCATCTATCAAGCGCCTCAGGATGCATATGATCTCTTCCACAAAGTCATCGTCCTCTACGAAGGCCGCCAGATCTACTTTGGCCCTACCGGCGAGGCTCGAGCCTATTTTGAAGAGTTGGGCTTCGTCTGCCCCGACCAGCAAACCACGGCCGACTTTCTCACTTCCATGACCAGCCACCAAGAACGAATCGTCCGCCCTGGCTGGGAGGGCAAGACGCCCAGAAGTCCCGACGAGTTTGCGCAAGCTTGGAAGAACAGCCGGCAGCGTGCCGCCCTGATGGTCGAGATTGACAACTACATCGAGCAACACCCTTTCCACGGGCAGGACCTGCAGAAGTTTGCCGAGTCGCGACGAAAGGACCAGTCCAAGATCCAGAGGGCAAAGTCGCCGTTTACGCTGTCCTTTATCGAGCAGATGAGCATCACGCTGTGGCGCAGCTTGGTCATGCTCAAAAACGACCCAAGCACCATGTTGACCTCGCTCTCCACCAACACCTTTCAAGCGCTCATTATTGGAAGCATTTTCTACAACCTGTCCGAAGACACGTCCTCCTTTTTCAAACGTGGTACTCTACTATTCTTTTTGATTCTCATGAACGCATTCGGCAGCATCCTGGAGATCTTGTCGCTGTACTCCAAGCGAAAGATAGTAGAAAAGCACGCCCGCTACGCTCTTTACCGTCCGTCGGCCGAGGCTCTCTCTGCCATGATTGCCGACTTGCCTTATAAGATTGTCAACGCCATCATCATGAACTCGATTCTCTACTTTATGGGCAACTTACGGAGAGAAGCCGGGGcttactttttctttttgctcatCTCCTTCGCCATGACCATGTCAATGTCCATGTTGTTCCGCCTGATTGGTTCCGTCACAAAAACAATCTCGGCCGCCATGGCACCTGCCTCCATCATCCTGCTCGCCATTGTTCTCTACACCGGCTACGCCATCCCCGTGCAGTATATGCAGGTCTGGCTTGGGTGGCTGAGGTGGATCAACCCCGTCTACTACGGACTCGAGAGCGTCATGCTGAACGAATTTTTCGGCCGCCAATTCATGTGCAATCAATTCATCCCAGCTGGTGGTCCGTACGGTGACGTTCCCTCGGCCAGCCGAGTTTGCACGGCAGTCGGTTCCATTCCGGGCCAACCTTTTGTCACGGGTGCCGCCTATCTCGAGTCTTCGTACAACTACCTTGCCGAGCACAAGTGGCGCAACCTGGGAGTCATCATCGCCTTCACAATCCTCTTCATGGCGATGCATCTCGTAGCCACCGAGTACGTCGCCTCGGAGCGTTCAAAGGGCGAGGTCTTGGTGTTTACCCGCAAGGCGTTGAAGGCCCGCAAGCATCAGGAGAAGTCGGGCAGCGACATCGAAATGTCGAACCCGGGCAGGCAGTACATTGAAGAGAGCGAAGGATCGCCGGCTGATATGGAGAAGCAGACCTCGGTCTTTCATTGGAAGGATGTTTGCTACGACATCAAGATCAAGGGAGAGCCGCGACGGATTCTCGACCACGTCGACGGTTGGGTCAAGCCTGGAACCCTCACGGCCCTCATGGGAGTTTCGGGCGCCGGAAAGACCACGCTGCTGGACGTCTTGGCCAGCCGGGTCACCATGGGCGTCATCAGCGGCTCCATGCTCGTCGACGGACAGGCCCGTGACTCGTCGTTCCAGCGCAAGACGGGCTACGTGCAACAACAAGACCTCCACCTTCACACCTCGACCGCCCGGGAAGCCTTGAGCTTTTCGGCCCTCCTCCGCCAGCCTGCACACTAcaccaaaaaggaaaagctCGACTACGTCGAGACGGTCATCAACATGCTCGGCATGGAAGAGTATGCCGATGCAGTCATTGGTTTCCCAGGCGAGGGTCTCAACGTCGAACAGCGAAAGCGTCTGACCATTGGTGTCGAATTGGCCGCCCGTCCGcagctcctcctcttcctcgacGAGCCAACGTCCGGTCTTGACAGTCAAACATCATGGTCGATCTGCAACTTGATGGAAAAGCTTACCCGCAATGGCCAGGCCATCCTTTGCACCATCCACCAGCCATCTGCGATTTTGTTCCAGCGTTTTGACAGACTCTTGTTGCTTGCCAAGGGCGGTCGTACGGTCTACTTTGGCGAGATTGGTAAAAACTCAAAGACTTTGATGGACTATTTTGCCCGCAACGGAGGTCCCAAGTGCCCAGAAGGAGCAAATCCCGCCGAGCACATGCTCGAGGTCATTGGAGCGGCCCCCGGAGCACACACCGACATCGATTGGCCGGCCGTCTGGCGCGAGAGCCCAGAGTACCAGGGCGTGCAAGCCGAGCTGGCCCGCCTCTCTGGAACCCCAGCGGCCCCAGCATCGAGCGACAAGACACAGCAGTACGAATTCGCGGCCGGCATGGGCGCTCAAATGATCCAGGTCACCAAGCGCATGTTCCAGCAGTACTGGAGGAGTCCTTCTCTCATCATGTCCAAGGGGATCTTGTCCTTTGGAACCGCACTCTTCATCGGACTTTCGTTCCTCAATGCCGAAAACTCGATGCGTGGCCTTCAAAACCAAATGTTTGGcgtcttcctcttcctcagCATCTTTGGTCAGATTCTCAACCAGATCATGCCCAACTTTGTCAACCAGAGAACAATGTACGAAGCTCGCGAACGACCATCAAAAACATATTCCTGGCAATCCTTCATGTTTGCCAACGTTGCCGTCGAGATGGCTTGGAACTCG CTCATGGGCGTTCTATGCTTCATCTGTTGGTACTTTCCCATGGGCCTTTACCGCAACGCTTATGCCACCGACACAGTTGACAGCCGGGGAGCCACCATGTTTCTCCAGGTCTGGATCTTTTTCATCTTTGTCACCTCTTTTGCCTTTATGGGCATTGCAGCGCTCCCGAATGCCGAAGTGGCCGGCAATATTGTCAACCTGTTCGTCATCATGATGTTCTCATTCTGCGGCGTCCTGGCCGGTCCCACAGACCTCCCTGGCTTCTGGATCTTCATGTACCGCGTCAACCCCTTCACCTACGTGGTCGAAAGCTTCTTGGGGACGGGCCTCGCAGACACCAACGTCATATGTGCCTCCAACGAGTTTGTCAACTTCAACCCGACCAACGGAACCTGCGGCGAGTACATGGCACCGTACATTTCGGCCGCAGGCGGCTACCTGCAAAACCCCAGTGCGACAAGCGACTGCAGCTACTGCGCCATGGACAAGACCAACACCTTCCTTGCTAGCCTCAACATCGATCCCGCCAACACGTGGCGAAACTTTGGGCTCATGTGGGCGTACATTGTTTTCAACCTGGCGGCGGCTGTGGCGCTGTACTGGCTTGTCAGGGTGCCCAAGCGCAAGGTCAGGGAGTAA
- a CDS encoding endoglucanase family 5 glycoside hydrolase, whose amino-acid sequence MCGDKLQWYFSGTYAMSCKMLRVSGTQIVDPDGKQVLLKGAGLGGMLNMENFITGYSGHEFEHRAALAEVLGQEKADYFFSRLIHHFFTEADAALFASLGLNCLRVPFNYRHFMDDDNPSVIKKQGFELLDRIVDICAKYNIYVVLDLHAVQGGQNQDWHSDSGLNRAIFWEFKDFQDRAVQLWEALAAHYRGNPVIAGYNPLNEPADPKHTRLLAWYERCEKAIRAVDPDHMLFVDGNTYAMDFSAFPVDRPLPNTVYSCHDYSFLGFPVAEQYEGSEEQKKKLRESFRRKVGFMQQARVPIWNGEFGPVYQDPRKDGDAEATNRKRFALLKEQLQIYREFDQDVSWSIWLYKDIGYQGMVYVSPDSAYMRLIRGFVEKKQRLGLDFWGVANKDAINGDVYAPFLEKVKKEIPDHLLKKKYPNVWTFDRQVERSVREMLLSEYHGWEMAELFRGKTEAELEELASSFSLEKCVLRDELNQILKEDV is encoded by the coding sequence ATTGTCGACCCTGACGGGAAGCAGGTCCTTCTCAAAGGCGCCGGCCTGGGTGGCATGCTCAACATGGAAAACTTCATCACCGGCTACTCGGGGCACGAATTCGAACACCGAGCCGCCCTGgccgaggtgcttggccaggAAAAGGCCGACTATTTCTTCTCTCGTCTCATCCACCACTTCTTCACAGAGGCAGACGCCGCTCTGTTTGCGTCGCTAGGACTGAACTGCCTGCGGGTGCCGTTCAACTACCGCCACTTCATGGACGACGACAACCCGTCCGTCATCAAGAAGCAAGGGTTCGAGCTGCTGGACAGGATCGTCGACATCTGCGCCAAATACAACATCTACGTCGTCCTGGACCTGCATGCCgttcaaggagggcagaacCAGGACTGGCACAGCGACAGTGGCCTGAACCGCGCCATATTCTGGGAGTTCAAGGACTTTCAAGACCGCGCCGTCCAGCTCTGGGAGGCGCTGGCCGCTCACTACAGGGGCAACCCGGTCATTGCAGGCTACAACCCGCTCAACGAGCCGGCAGACCCCAAACACACCCGCCTGCTGGCGTGGTACGAGCGCTGCGAAAAGGCCATCCGGGCCGTCGACCCCGACCACATGCTCTTTGTGGACGGCAACACGTACGCCATGGACTTTTCCGCGTTCCCCGTCGACCGGCCGCTGCCCAACACGGTGTACAGCTGCCACGACTACAGCTTCCTCGGCTTCCCGGTGGCGGAGCAGTACGAGGGCAGCGAggagcaaaagaagaagctgAGGGAGAGCTTCAGGCGCAAGGTCGGCTTCATGCAGCAGGCCAGGGTGCCGATATGGAACGGCGAGTTCGGCCCGGTGTACCAAGACCCGCGCAAGGacggcgacgccgaggccacGAACCGCAAGCGGTTTGCGCTGCTCAAGGAGCAGCTGCAGATCTACCGGGAGTTTGACCAGGACGTCTCGTGGAGCATCTGGCTGTACAAGGACATTGGGTACCAGGGGATGGTGTACGTGTCTCCCGACAGCGCCTACATGCGGCTGATTCGGGGGTTCGTGGAGAAGAAGCAGCGGCTGGGGCTGGACTTTTGGGGCGTGGCCAACAAGGACGCCATCAACGGCGACGTGTACGCGCCGTTTCTGGAAAAGGTCAAGAAGGAGATCCCAGACCACCTCTTGAAGAAAAAGTACCCCAACGTTTGGACCTTTGACAGGCAGGTCGAGAGGTCCGTCAGAGAGATGCTGCTGAGCGAGTATcacggatgggaaatggcagAACTCTTCAGGGGCAAGACGGAGGCTGAGCTGGAGGAGCTGGCAAGCAGTTTCAGCTTGGAAAAGTGCGTCTTGAGAGACGAGCTGAACCAGATTCTAAAGGAGGACGTCTAG